From Elaeis guineensis isolate ETL-2024a chromosome 16, EG11, whole genome shotgun sequence, a single genomic window includes:
- the LOC105059597 gene encoding BOI-related E3 ubiquitin-protein ligase 1: protein MAVHARYPSNVLPLNRSKREREVVECSQAPTGFPDQSAVFFSNGACGNPRKRGREAAPIPMASPAQGNTIDVLSLRPPPAASLPPLTVISLAQLRAPPPPLVSTGLRVAFEDQQQYQKLYPFNPQLSSSLFSPVLSHDLAPQLNQHQQEFDRFLRAQEAQLRRTLAEKRRRHCVALLCAAEAAVARTLKEKEAEVDRAVRRGTELEGQLARLKAESLAWQAKAMANQAAAFGLQAQLQKAQAAATAAAADERERVCRDAPAQDAESAHVDPHRAPPVPCRSCREAPASVVVLPCRHLCLCRDCDSTTAGGGVVQSCPVCECATTGILHVVFS from the exons ATGGCTGTTCATGCTCGGTACCCATCCAACGTTCTGCCTCTAAACCG AAGCAAGCGGGAGAGGGAGGTCGTGGAGTGTTCCCAAGCGCCCACTGGGTTCCCGGATCAATCCGCCGTGTTCTTCTCCAATGGAG CTTGTGGGAATCCACGGAAGCGAGGAAGGGAAGCGGCGCCCATTCCAATGGCCAGCCCGGCGCAGGGGAACACCATCGATGTCCTCTCGCTACGACCACCACCTGCTGCGTCTCTCCCCCCCCTAACGGTGATAAGCCTCGCCCAGCTCCGAGCCCCTCCTCCTCCCCTTGTCTCCACCGGCCTCCGTGTCGCCTTTGAAGACCAGCAACAGTACCAGAAACTCTACCCATTCAATCCCCAGCTTTCCTCCTCGCTCTTCTCCCCTGTTCTCTCCCACGACCTCGCTCCCCAACTCAACCAACACCAGCAGGAGTTCGACCGTTTCCTCCGCGCCCAG GAAGCGCAGCTCCGCCGGACGCTGGCGGAGAAGAGGCGTAGGCACTGTGTGGCTTTGCTGTGCGCAGCGGAGGCGGCGGTGGCTCGGACACTGAAGGAGAAAGAGGCTGAGGTGGACCGGGCGGTCAGGCGGGGGACTGAGCTCGAGGGGCAGCTTGCCCGCCTCAAGGCGGAGTCTTTGGCATGGCAGGCCAAGGCCATGGCCAACCAGGCGGCCGCCTTCGGCCTCCAAGCCCAGCTCCAGAAGGCCCAGGCCGCCGCCACTGCCGCTGCGGCcgacgagagggagagggtgtgccGCGACGCGCCGGCCCAGGACGCCGAGTCGGCCCACGTCGACCCCCACCGGGCACCTCCGGTGCCGTGCCGGTCGTGCAGGGAGGCGCCGGCGTCGGTGGTGGTTCTCCCCTGCCGCCACCTCTGCCTCTGCCGCGACTGCGACTCCACCACCGCAGGCGGCGGCGTCGTCCAGTCCTGCCCTGTCTGCGAGTGCGCCACCACCGGAATCCTCCACGTCGTCTTCTCCtga
- the LOC105059598 gene encoding uncharacterized protein: MDTSSSLSSSSSFSSSLNASSSFSGSDANPSSFPYTPSSLARRRWRGSDRETPRFFCESISGASAGGHHFLDACFLCKKPIAANDNVFMYRGDAPFCSEECREEQMEMDEALENNRKNFFSSSSSSPPPLKNSSSSVSSTMKRKPSLIIRPNSRNVHAVVAGY, from the exons ATGGACACCTCCTCCTCCCTCTCATCCTCTTCATCCTTCTCATCATCCCTCAACGCTTCCTCCAGCTTCTCTGGATCGGACGCCAACCCATCCAGCTTCCCCTACACCCCTTCCTCTCTCGCCCGCCGCCGGTGGAGGGGCAGCGACCGGGAAACGCCCAGGTTCTTCTGCGAGTCCATCTCCGGCGCCAGCGCCGGCGGCCACCActtcctcgatgcctgctttctCTGCAAGAAGCCCATCGCTGCCAACGACAACGTTTTCATGTACAG AGGGGATGCGCCGTTTTGTAGCGAGGAGTGTAGGGAGGAGCAGATGGAGATGGATGAGGCCTTGGAGAATAACCGAAaaaatttcttctcctcttcttcttcttctcctcctcctctcaagAACTCTTCTTCCTCGGTATCGTCGACGATGAAGCGCAAGCCAAGCCTTATTATTCGTCCAAACTCACGCAACGTTCATGCTGTGGTTGCTGGCTACTAG
- the LOC109506733 gene encoding uncharacterized protein: MEKKLTLLQAVFTAGVFSAVSFWYGFMFGRESARKELGGLIEDLRRGTAGSEPKHE, from the exons ATGGAGAAGAAGCTCACTCTTCTTCAAGCGGTTTTTACGGCGGGAGTCTTCTCCGCCGTCTCCTTCTG GTATGGCTTCATGTTCGGAAGGGAATCTGCTCGCAAGGAGCTAGGCGGACTGATCGAAGACCTCCGTCGAGGCACCGCCGGTTCTGAGCCCAAACATGAGTAG